In Desulfobulbaceae bacterium DB1, the sequence GTTTTTTCTCAAATTGTATTCTTGCCCCGTCCTTCCTGCCACTAACTTGATTGATTGAGGGATGACGTCTCTTCCCTTTTCATCCATGACGAGCAAATGGACATGATTCGAGGTCACCGCATAATTCAGTATCACCAACCCATACCGTTTTTTCGCCTCAAATAGCCATTGAACCCACTTCCGCCTGTCCATCACTAGCTTGAGCAGGAATTCTCTTTTATGGCATCGGTGAGTAAGATGCCATATTTGTCCTGGAAGATAATGCCTCTTTGCCCTTGCCATTACGCCAATAGAATCATCTATATTTGTATTTTTGACATCAAAATCGCCATTATAAACTGAAATATGGGCACAAATTGATACTTATTTCTTTTACTTTTAAATAGTTAGCGTGGCCCGACCCCATTTCCCCCATTTCCATCCCTTCCTGTATTGAATTGTTAGCCATGATTTATGTTTTTAATTATGGTGTTTAACCAAAGACTACCCTCTGGTGTTATCAACCAATAAAGGGCTCCACAATTTAGAAATACCGTAATCCAGTATGTTACTCGGAATGATATTTTTTTAGATTTATGCCTCAAGAAGCTCTGCGCAAGGCCGGCACCTGGCCAACCACCTAATAACGATAAAATATGCAAAGTGCTTTCTGCGGTTCTCCAATTTCCCCATTCAGCTGCACTTTTATCTTTTGCATACATTATGAATGCAATTGCACACAGAGCCGCATAAAAACCAAGTAGTTCTATAGGGATTAATTTAGAATCAAAGAGAGAATATAGGACAATCGCAAAACCGCAGAAGAGGAAGATAGAAAGTATTTTTTGTCTTGAACTTGGACTCGGTTTCTTGTGTCCTTTTAACGGGCGGACATCGACAGCACATTTTCGCCCTTTTTGATCGTTTGAAATAAAATATTCAACTTCAAGCCCAGCA encodes:
- a CDS encoding transposase is translated as MARAKRHYLPGQIWHLTHRCHKREFLLKLVMDRRKWVQWLFEAKKRYGLVILNYAVTSNHVHLLVMDEKGRDVIPQSIKLVAGRTGQEYNLRKN